In Bacteroidota bacterium, the genomic window CATCGTACAAGGCTTCAAAACAGGTTTCGTAATCATCAACTGCCTGATTATTAGGCGTGGAAGTGTTTTTCCCTATATTCCCGCCGATAATGATTTTGTGTTTCCTGCATTTGAGCCTGGTGGCGGCAGCGATGGCCCCCTCATTGTTAAATCCCATCCGGTTGATCAAAGCCTGGTCGGCCGTTAATCTGAACAAACGGGGCCTGGGATTTCCAGGCTGAGCTCTGGGGGTGACCGTTCCGACTTCAATGAAGGAAAAGCCAAAATTTTTCAGTTCATTAAACACTTCGGCATTCTTGTCAAAGCCGGCAGCAAAACCAATCGGATTGTTAAAATGAATCCCGCAAAAATCCCTTTCCAACTTTTTATCTTTTACTTCCAGGGCAGACCTGCATAAATATCCTGTACCAGGAATTTTAAATCCGAACTTTAATAATGCTACAATGCAATGATGGATGCCTTCGGGAGGGATGAGAAACAAAAGCGGTCGAATAATTTTTGTATACATAGGATTAAGCTTTACTGCTGCAAAGATAAAAAAGTTTAAGCTTAAAAGTTGTATAGCCGGATCAGTATATAGTAAATATTTGAATTTCAATGTTATATGAGAAGGTAAAAAGAGCTTATTCCTCTTTTCTGTTCATTTGCATCCGGGAAGTTGGCCTAATGGAAAAGAGAAAAACAAAAAATTGAAATCATACCTTCTAAAGTAAAATGTGTTAGAATTCATTTCTAAAAATAATTGAATCGTTTCCAGGCAATGATTAATTTTTCAGGTTAAAATATTCCCTATGAAACAGGTTTAAATTTAATGGGAAAAGGCTATTAAAATGATCAAAATAAAATAAAAGGGGGGCATTTCAAAAAAAATGTTAATTATGTAAATTGAAACATACAAAAAGGAGTAATTCTCAAAGAAATTTAACTAATTTCAGCCCCAAATTTAATTT contains:
- a CDS encoding dihydroorotate dehydrogenase (quinone) yields the protein MYTKIIRPLLFLIPPEGIHHCIVALLKFGFKIPGTGYLCRSALEVKDKKLERDFCGIHFNNPIGFAAGFDKNAEVFNELKNFGFSFIEVGTVTPRAQPGNPRPRLFRLTADQALINRMGFNNEGAIAAATRLKCRKHKIIIGGNIGKNTSTPNNQAVDDYETCFEALYD